TTTTCCGCGTTTGAATATTTGAATAATAACCTAACGTAACTGTTGGCATCATACCCCGTAAAAGTAACCAACCGGTGGCAAGATGTTTACAAGAGCGTTATCGATAATGTTGCTGGCCTGTGCGTTATTTTCGGGTCAGCTGATGGCAGGACACAAAGGGCACGAGTTTTTTTGGGTGAAGAACGTCGAGCAGCAGTTACGCCACGAGGCGGACAGCGATGAGCTGCGGGTAGCAGCAGAGGAGTCGGCTGACGGCTTGCGCGAACATCACCACTGGCAGAAGTCGCGCAAACCGGATACTCATTTTCGCTAATTAACTGCCTTTACGCTTCGGCAGCGTTTTCAGCAGATCGTCAGGGCTGACGGAGGCCACCACGCTGCCCGGCTGAGGCATTTTGAAGATATGGTTTTTCATCTTGCCGATGACGTGCATTTCGCACGGACGGCAGTCAAATTTCAGGGTTAACACCTCATCGCCATTCACCAGCTGCATCGGCGTCGCTTTCCAGCTTTTGATATTGCCCTTCGCCTGTTTCGGGCACAGGTTGAAGGCGAAGCGCAGGCAGTGCTTGGTGATCATCACCGGCACGTCGCCCTTCTCTTCATGGGCTTCATAGGCGGCGTCTATCAGCTCCACGCCGTAGCGCTGATAGAACGCCCGCGCTTTATGGTTGTAGACGTTCGCCAGGAACGAGAGATGCGTATCCGGGTAGACCGGCGGCGGCACGGAGACCGGTTTGCGGCTGCCGCGCGGGTAGTTTTCCAGACGCGCCGCGTCCAGCATCTCTGCCGTTTCACGACGGAACTGGTTCAGCAGGCTGTTAGGGACAAACAGCGCACCCGGCAGATTGACCTGAATATCACGCGCGTAATAGATGGTCTGGCCCAGTTTAGCGACACCGTCTTTCAGGTTGTTCAGCGCTTTTTCGGCGTTGTTCGCCACCTCAAACTGCCCGTCCAGGGTGTGAGTCACGCTGGTGCCGTCTTCGCTGGTCATGGTGAGGATCAGCTGCTCTTCCCAGCCGCCCAGCTCGATATCCACCGCAATGCGACGCTCGCTGGAGGTTTTCAGCAGCGCCTGCTGCCAGTTGTGGTCGAGGTTACGATTAAGCGCCGCATGCGGACGCGCTTTATACAGGTCGGCAGGCATCTCGTTCGGCCAGACGCGGTAGCGGTTTTCTGCGGTTTTTTCTACCGTATTGGCGCGGAAGCCGACCACTTCACGCTTGATCATCACGTTCAGACCGTCGCCGTTGGCCAGCGGTTCGGTCACTTCGACATCCAGATACTCTTTCGTCACCTTCAGCACTTCACCCACCGGCAGGCCGATAAACTTCGGTGAATCGAATGCGCCGATATCGTCTTTACGCGCGTTCACGAAGTAATCGGTGCTGCCGCGATGGAAGGTCTTGTCGGTGGACGGGATAAAGAAGTGCTCGGTGCGCCCGGCAGAGCTGCGCGCCAGACCGCCGCGATCCTCAATAATGGCATCGAGCATCTGACGGTAATGGGCGGTGATGTTCTTCACGTAGCTCATATCTTTGTAGCGCCCTTCAATCTTGAAGGACTGCACGCCCGCGTCGATCAGCGCGCCGAGGTTGGCGGTCTGGTCGTTGTCTTTCATCGACAGAAGGTGTTTTTCAAAAGCGACCACGCGGCCCTGATCGTCTTTCAGGGTGTACGGCAGACGACAGGCCTGGGAGCAATCACCGCGGTTGGCGCTGCGCCCGGTCTGGGCGTGGGAGATGTTGCACTGGCCGGAGTAAGCCACGCACAGGGCGCCGTGAATAAAGAACTCGATAGTGGCGTCGGTCGCCTGGCGGATGTCGCGGATCTGATTGAGGTTCAGCTCGCGGGCCAGCACGATCTGGGTAAAGCCCGCATCAGACAGGAATTTCGCTTTCTCTACGCTGCGGATATCGCACTGGGTGCTGGCGTGCAGCTCAATCGGCGGGATATCCATTTCGAGGACGCCCATATCCTGGACGATCAGCGCGTCGACGCCGGTCTGGTACAGATCGGTGATCAGGCGCTGCGCCGGTTCCAGTTCATCATCATGAAGAATGGTGTTCAGGGTCACGAACACTTTCGCCCCAAAACGGTGGGCGAACGGCACCAGGTCGGCGATATCGCGCAGGCTGTTGCTGGCATTATGGCGGGCGCCAAATCCAGGGCCGCCGATATAAACCGCATCGGCACCGTGAAGAATAGCTTCACGGGCAATGGCGGCGTCACGAGCCGGGCTTAAAAGTTCAAGATGATGGGATGGCAGGCGCATACTTCGTCGTTATCCGTTATGGTCAAAATGGCGGCTATTGTAGTCAGAAGTATGGGCCAGTGAAACAGTTTTGCGTGCCTTTAGCGGGGATAATGGATGAGTGAGTGAAAGTGCACCGTCTGGCCGCTGCTGTTGCGGTAGGCGTGCGGTTTATCCCCGGCAAATCGCAGGCCGGTATCGGGCATAAGGGTCTGCCAGACGCCGTCGATCTGCATCTCCAGTTCGCCGCTGATCACCACCACGTGTTCAATCACCCCCGCCTCGTGCGGCGTGGATTCGCTGAGCGCGCCGGGTGCCAGGGTTATGGAAAAATGATCGTACTTCAGCGCGTCATCCCATGGGAACAGCGGTTTCACCACCATCGCCTGCTGCTGGGGATCAAACACAGCCGGGTTCTCCGCTTCGGGGGTGATAAAGGTCGAGAACGGCACGTTAAGCCCGGTGGCAATTTTCCACAGCGTCGAAACCGTCGGGCTGGATTCGTTGCGTTCCACCTGGCCGAGCATCGCTTTCGACACCCCGGTCTCTTCTGCCAGCTTCGACAGGCTCCAGCCGCGCGCCTGACGCAGCGTTTTCAGTGTGATGGCAAGATGTTGTGTGATGTCCATGGTCCCTCCCGTTGCCGCGAGTGTAGCACTTGTATGCTATAACGCACAGTGCTACATTCACGGCTGTTATAACGCACAACGGAGTTCCCATGCGCGCATCCTCGCTCACCTTTCCCACCGTCCTGTCCGGCTTTGTCGCCGTGCTGGTGGGCTACGCCAGTTCCGCCGCCATTATCTGGCAGGCCGCCGCTGCCGCAGGTGCAACGGCACCGCAGATAGCAGGCTGGATGACCGCATTAGGGCTTGGTATGGGCATCAGCACCCTGGGGCTGTCGTGGTGGTATAAAGCCCCGGTGCTGACCGCCTGGTCGACGCCGGGTGCCGCCCTGCTGGCGACCAGCCTGCAGGGGGTGAGCCTGTCGGAAACTATCGGCATCTTTATCTTCGCCAATGCGTTAATCCTGATTTGCGGCGTCAGCGGCCTGTTCGCCCGGCTGATGAAGATCATCCCCCACTCGCTGGCGGCGGCGATGCTCGCCGGGGTGCTGCTGCGTTTTGGTTTGCAGGCCTTCAGTAACCTGGAGGGGCATCTACTGCTGTGCGGCAGCATGCTGCTGGCCTGGCTACTGACTAAAGCCTTTGCCCCGCGCTATGCCATTGTCGCCACCCTGCTGGTGGGCGGTGCGGTGGCGGCCCTGAACGGTGACGTTGTCACCGACAGGCTCACCTTCGCCGTGGTGATGCCAGAATTTATTGCCCCAACCTTTAATCTGACCACGCTTATCAGCATCGGTCTGCCCTTCTTCCTGGTGACCATGGCTTCGCAGAATGCGCCCGGGTTCGCCACGATGAAAGCCTCCGGCTATCCGGTGGCCGTCTCGCCGCTGATTATCGTCACCGGCGGGCTGGCGCTGCTGCTTTCGCCGTTCGGCGTGTACTCCATCTGTATCGCGGCCATCACCGCCGCCATCTGTCAGAGCCCGGACGCGCACCCGGATGCCAGCAAACGCTGGCTGGCCGCAGCGGCGGCAGGCGTGTTTTATCTGCTGGCGGGGATTTTCGGCGGCTCGATTAGCGGGCTGATGGCGGCCCTGCCGTTAAGCTGGATCCAGACCCTGGCGGGCCTGGCGCTGCTGGGCACTATCGGCGGCAGTCTGCACCAGGCGCTGCACAATGAAGCCGAGCGCGATGCGGCTATCGTGACCTTTCTGCTCACCGCCAGCGGGGCAACGCTTGCGGGGATTGGTTCGGCGTTCTGGGGATTAGTGGCGGGCGGCGTCTGCTACGCCCTGCTGTTACGCACTCGCCGCGCGTAGCTGGGACGGCGTAAGCCCTGTCGCGGCGCGAAAGCGGTTGCTGAAATGGCTGGCGGAGCTGAACCCGCAGGCCAGCGCAATATCGGTAAGCGGCTGACGGGTGCTGCGGACCAGGGTTTTGGCCTTCTCCATCCGCCGCTGCATCACATACTGGTGCGGGGCCATCTGCATCGACTGACGGAACATGCGGGCAAAGTGAAACTCACTCAGGCTCGCCTGCGCCGCCAGATCCGCCAGGGTCAGCGGCTGGGCCAGATTCTCTTCGATAAACGCCAGCACGTTGCGCAGCACGAACGGCGACAGCCCGCCGGTAACGGTCGGCAACGCCCACTGAACGTTGCTGTAGTGCTGCACCAGATGGGTCAGGAGCAGCGTCGAGGCGGTGCTCAGCGTCAGCTGATTGGCAGACTGCTGCCAGTCGCAGCCAAGGATAAAATGACGGTACAGAGCGGTAATGCTGGCGTCATCGCCAAACAGATTTTCGTCGAGGGTAAAGCTGTACGGGCTTTTGTCCCATACCTGCTCCCCCACGTTGCGCAGGTGATCGTCGGTACAGTAGAGATGCACAAATGACAGATCGTCGCGAATATCCCAAGTGGACTCGCTCTCTTTCGGCATCAGACAAAAACGATCCGGCCCGCCGCCGTTTTTCCAGCCTGCGGTGGTTTTGTGATAGCTCTCGTAACCGTCGGCGATATAAAGGCTCAGCGTGTGGTGATCGCAATATTGCGTAATGGTGTCACGTTTATTTGACCAGGCCGCCAGCTGGATCCCTGAATTCAGCGCCACGGCATTATGTAATACCGCTTTATGCTTGCGCAGATTTTCAAAGGCACCGTAGGTCTCAGCCATAACCACTCACACACTGTTAATAAGAATTAACAAGTCTAAAAAGATCTGCCCTTCAGTGCCAGTCCTCTTCTGCCTGCGTCAGGAAAAAAGCGCAAGAATATGCAAGTCCGCCGCAAGTCCGTGAAAGAAGGCATGAGCCTCTGTCGCCATACTGAGCGCAGACTTTGCTGAGAAGAGAAATAAGATGAACGCATTTTTGTACGCGCTGGTTGTTGTTATCTGGGGAACCACCTGGATTGCCATTTTCCTGCAACAGGGGCCGGTCCCCGCGCCGGTCTCTATTTTCTGGCGCTTTGCCGTCGCCACCGCCACCATTATGACGGTGCTGCTGATACTGCGACGCCTGCGCCCGCTTGCCTTACGTGACCACCTGTTTTGCGGCCTGCAGGGGTGCTGCGTCTTCTGCTTTAACTTCTGGTGTTTTTACACCGCCGCGGCCTATATCAATACCGGACTGGAGTCGGTGATTTTCTCAATGGCAGTGCTGTATAACGCCCTGAACAGCTTCCTCTTTTTTGGTCAGCGCCCGCCTGCCCGCTTTTATCTGGCGGCGGCGCTTGGGCTGCTCGGCATTATTACCCTGTTCTGGAACGACCTGCTGGCCAGCGGCTGGAGCGCCGGTCTGCTGTTCGGGATTGCTCTGTCGGCGCTGGGCACCTACGGTTTCTCGCTCGGGAATATGATCAGCCTGCGCCACCAGCGCAAGGGGCTGGAAACTATGACCACCAACGCCTGGGCGATGCTGTACGGCACCCTGGTGATGGGGGCGATTGCGCTGATCCGCGGGGATGACTTTACGCCGGTCTGGTCGGTGAGCTATATGGGCGCGCTGCTCTATCTGGCGCTGTTTGGCTCGGTGATCGCCTTTGGCGCGTACTTCACGCTGGTAGGAAGAATTGGCGCGGGCAAGGCTGCATACAGCACGTTGCTCTTTCCGCTGGTGGCGCTCTCATTTTCGACGATGTACGAGGGATATGTCTGGCACAGTAACGGGATTGCGGGGTTACTGCTGATTTTAACGGGGAATCTGGTGATGTTTGCCCGACCGGAG
This DNA window, taken from Leclercia adecarboxylata, encodes the following:
- a CDS encoding DUF2554 family protein yields the protein MFTRALSIMLLACALFSGQLMAGHKGHEFFWVKNVEQQLRHEADSDELRVAAEESADGLREHHHWQKSRKPDTHFR
- a CDS encoding peptidase U32 family protein, which codes for MRLPSHHLELLSPARDAAIAREAILHGADAVYIGGPGFGARHNASNSLRDIADLVPFAHRFGAKVFVTLNTILHDDELEPAQRLITDLYQTGVDALIVQDMGVLEMDIPPIELHASTQCDIRSVEKAKFLSDAGFTQIVLARELNLNQIRDIRQATDATIEFFIHGALCVAYSGQCNISHAQTGRSANRGDCSQACRLPYTLKDDQGRVVAFEKHLLSMKDNDQTANLGALIDAGVQSFKIEGRYKDMSYVKNITAHYRQMLDAIIEDRGGLARSSAGRTEHFFIPSTDKTFHRGSTDYFVNARKDDIGAFDSPKFIGLPVGEVLKVTKEYLDVEVTEPLANGDGLNVMIKREVVGFRANTVEKTAENRYRVWPNEMPADLYKARPHAALNRNLDHNWQQALLKTSSERRIAVDIELGGWEEQLILTMTSEDGTSVTHTLDGQFEVANNAEKALNNLKDGVAKLGQTIYYARDIQVNLPGALFVPNSLLNQFRRETAEMLDAARLENYPRGSRKPVSVPPPVYPDTHLSFLANVYNHKARAFYQRYGVELIDAAYEAHEEKGDVPVMITKHCLRFAFNLCPKQAKGNIKSWKATPMQLVNGDEVLTLKFDCRPCEMHVIGKMKNHIFKMPQPGSVVASVSPDDLLKTLPKRKGS
- a CDS encoding helix-turn-helix domain-containing protein; the protein is MDITQHLAITLKTLRQARGWSLSKLAEETGVSKAMLGQVERNESSPTVSTLWKIATGLNVPFSTFITPEAENPAVFDPQQQAMVVKPLFPWDDALKYDHFSITLAPGALSESTPHEAGVIEHVVVISGELEMQIDGVWQTLMPDTGLRFAGDKPHAYRNSSGQTVHFHSLIHYPR
- a CDS encoding benzoate/H(+) symporter BenE family transporter, with amino-acid sequence MTHNGVPMRASSLTFPTVLSGFVAVLVGYASSAAIIWQAAAAAGATAPQIAGWMTALGLGMGISTLGLSWWYKAPVLTAWSTPGAALLATSLQGVSLSETIGIFIFANALILICGVSGLFARLMKIIPHSLAAAMLAGVLLRFGLQAFSNLEGHLLLCGSMLLAWLLTKAFAPRYAIVATLLVGGAVAALNGDVVTDRLTFAVVMPEFIAPTFNLTTLISIGLPFFLVTMASQNAPGFATMKASGYPVAVSPLIIVTGGLALLLSPFGVYSICIAAITAAICQSPDAHPDASKRWLAAAAAGVFYLLAGIFGGSISGLMAALPLSWIQTLAGLALLGTIGGSLHQALHNEAERDAAIVTFLLTASGATLAGIGSAFWGLVAGGVCYALLLRTRRA
- a CDS encoding AraC family transcriptional regulator; this encodes MAETYGAFENLRKHKAVLHNAVALNSGIQLAAWSNKRDTITQYCDHHTLSLYIADGYESYHKTTAGWKNGGGPDRFCLMPKESESTWDIRDDLSFVHLYCTDDHLRNVGEQVWDKSPYSFTLDENLFGDDASITALYRHFILGCDWQQSANQLTLSTASTLLLTHLVQHYSNVQWALPTVTGGLSPFVLRNVLAFIEENLAQPLTLADLAAQASLSEFHFARMFRQSMQMAPHQYVMQRRMEKAKTLVRSTRQPLTDIALACGFSSASHFSNRFRAATGLTPSQLRAASA
- a CDS encoding DMT family transporter, yielding MNAFLYALVVVIWGTTWIAIFLQQGPVPAPVSIFWRFAVATATIMTVLLILRRLRPLALRDHLFCGLQGCCVFCFNFWCFYTAAAYINTGLESVIFSMAVLYNALNSFLFFGQRPPARFYLAAALGLLGIITLFWNDLLASGWSAGLLFGIALSALGTYGFSLGNMISLRHQRKGLETMTTNAWAMLYGTLVMGAIALIRGDDFTPVWSVSYMGALLYLALFGSVIAFGAYFTLVGRIGAGKAAYSTLLFPLVALSFSTMYEGYVWHSNGIAGLLLILTGNLVMFARPENWFRRLRTA